ATGATCACGTGCTTCTTGGGATCGTCGATCGCGGCCCAGACCTCGTCGGTCGGGTCGTTGGCGCGCAGCGCGCCGGTCGGACATCGGTTGATGCACTGGCCGCAGTTGATGCAGATCACGTCGGCCAAAGGCTTGTCCATGAAGGTCTCGATCTTGGTATTGTCGCTGCGGCCCGCGGCCTCGTAGACGCCGACCTCCTGGAAGTCGATGCAGGTGCGCACGCAGCGGCGGCAGAGCACGCACTTGTTCATGTCGCGATAGACCGAGTGGCTCGACTGGTCCTGCTCATAGCGCGGGTTTTCCGGGTGTCCGAAGCGGAAGAAGTCGACGCCGTACTCCTTGGCCAGCGCCTGCAGCTCGCAGTTGTTGTTACGCGAGCAGGCGTAGCACTCGCCGTAGTGCTTGGAGAGCAGGAGGTCGATTATGTGACGCCGCGCCTGGCGTACCTTCGGGGTATGGGTGCGGATCACCAGCGGCTGCGTTATCGGGTAGGCGCAGGAGGCCTGCAGGGTGCGCTGGCCTTCGACCTCGACCACGCACACGCGGCAGACGCCCGCGACGCACAGATCGTCGTGATAGCAGAGAGTGGGGATGCGAAGGCCCAGCTGCTTCGCGGCCTCGAGTATCGTGGTGCCGACCGGGACCCTGGTCTCCTTGCCGTCGATGACGACCTTTACCGTCGAGCCGATCCCCTCGTCGCCTGCGGTCGTCTCTATCCTCTGCCCGCGTTGGCTGACCGGCGACCGCGAAACATCATCTCCGAAACGCTTCTTATTCATCGTCTCACCCTCCCGAATATCTCGTCCTGGAAATTGTCTATGATGGAAAGGAACACGTTCGGGCTCGACTGCCCGAGGCCGCACTTCGAAGCGAGCTGCATTGTCTGCGAGAGCTTTCGAAGTTCCGTGAGATAATGCATGGAGCAACGGCCCTCTTCGAGCATCTTCACGCCCTCGAGCAACTTCGCGTTCCCCTCGCGACAGGGGGTGCACTGACCGCAGGACTCATCCACGAAGAAATCGAGGAAGTTCTCGGCCACGCCCAGCATGTCGCGGTCCTTGCCGAAGACGATCACCGAGCCGCCGGTCGAGATGTCCTCGTACGCGATGGTGCGCGAGAACTCGCCCTCGCGCACGCACCGGCCGGAGGCCCCGCCGATGACCACGGCCTTGGCATCTTCTCCGCCCACTTCCTTGAGGAGTTCGGAGACCTTGATGCCCATCGGGAACTCGTAGACGCCCGGGTCTTTGCAATCGCCGGATATGGAGAAGAGCTTGAGGCCGGTCGATTTCTCGGTGCCGATCTTCTTGAACCAGTCTGCGCCCTTAGCGAGCACGAGCGACGCCCACGCCAGGGTCTCGACGTTGTTGACCACGGTCGGACGCCCCA
The genomic region above belongs to bacterium and contains:
- a CDS encoding NADH-ubiquinone oxidoreductase-F iron-sulfur binding region domain-containing protein — its product is SYLRPALEECLDRRRGQNLLGKSVAGLADFDFDIEIRMGSGAYICGEETALIESLEGNRGEPRNRPPFPVDTGYMGRPTVVNNVETLAWASLVLAKGADWFKKIGTEKSTGLKLFSISGDCKDPGVYEFPMGIKVSELLKEVGGEDAKAVVIGGASGRCVREGEFSRTIAYEDISTGGSVIVFGKDRDMLGVAENFLDFFVDESCGQCTPCREGNAKLLEGVKMLEEGRCSMHYLTELRKLSQTMQLASKCGLGQSSPNVFLSIIDNFQDEIFGRVRR